Below is a window of Desulfuromonadaceae bacterium DNA.
CATGAGTTTTTGCGAGTGCATCAAATTTGATCTTTCTGTACCTGTTCTGATCCGGGGCATTTTGCCCCGACGGGGTACAATGCCCCCGCTCTGATGATTCGTAACCATCTGTAATTATTGATAATCACTTTGGCACAAGGGTTGCGATTGAGTATTATTAACCCGTTCCCGGAGGTCTGCAATGAATGTCACCCAACCGCTTGACCAGCACCTGAAAATTCTTCTCGCCGAGGACGACCGCGAACTGCGCGAGTTACTGGCGTTTTCGTTGTTTCGGGTCGGTTATACTGTTACGAGCTGCAGTAACGGACTGGAACTGCTGGAGCGTCTGGACTACCGCCAGAGTGAGGGTCAGCAACGGTATGATCTGGTACTGACCGATCTGCGCATGCCGGCACTGACCGGTCTGGAGGTGCTCGAAGCGCTGCACGATCTTCCCGGCTTGCCGTTTGTTATCTGCATGACTGCTTTTGGTGACAGTGCGACCCATGATGCTGCAAAGGCACTGGGAGCAACCGAGACAATTGATAAACCGTTTGACCTCGATCAGTTGATCGCGCTGATCAATTCTTACTTCCCCGCCACGCGCGGGGCAACATCTCAGCAAA
It encodes the following:
- a CDS encoding response regulator, whose product is MNVTQPLDQHLKILLAEDDRELRELLAFSLFRVGYTVTSCSNGLELLERLDYRQSEGQQRYDLVLTDLRMPALTGLEVLEALHDLPGLPFVICMTAFGDSATHDAAKALGATETIDKPFDLDQLIALINSYFPATRGATSQQRSLS